From the Halalkalicoccus sp. CGA53 genome, one window contains:
- a CDS encoding IS1/IS1595 family N-terminal zinc-binding domain-containing protein: protein MTADSNDVAACPHCDGTHWNARTKIPSSEPRYRCHDCGETFDEIRYRPPRDGNRSVSGLAKVLLDLGKEADR from the coding sequence ATGACCGCCGACTCGAACGACGTCGCGGCCTGTCCACACTGCGACGGTACACACTGGAACGCGCGCACGAAGATTCCGAGCTCCGAACCCCGGTATCGGTGTCACGACTGCGGGGAGACGTTCGACGAGATCCGATACCGGCCACCGAGGGACGGCAACCGATCGGTCTCGGGGCTGGCGAAGGTCCTCCTCGATCTCGGAAAGGAGGCCGACCGATGA
- a CDS encoding winged helix-turn-helix domain-containing protein — MSDSPLTDRVALKELTNGSTLVFYIIKWYGPITPSEIAERAGMSRETVYSRANELKRQNLITSRHGHTSDAREVVYDIVS, encoded by the coding sequence ATGAGTGACTCCCCGCTCACCGACCGCGTCGCCCTCAAGGAGCTCACGAACGGCTCGACGCTCGTGTTCTACATCATCAAGTGGTACGGCCCGATCACCCCCTCGGAGATCGCCGAACGGGCCGGGATGAGTCGGGAGACGGTCTACTCCCGCGCGAACGAACTGAAGCGGCAGAATCTCATCACGTCCCGACACGGCCATACCTCCGACGCGCGCGAAGTAGTGTACGATATAGTGAGCTAA
- a CDS encoding terminase large subunit domain-containing protein has protein sequence MTASSQATTVELNHQWTTYQADTLRAIHSGEYDLVVLRTGYGGGKSVLGSRWIHRTALQRGGEYLVLAPDFAKGGPATYRVFFDELPGENTVPNDAAGDPENSPIVAGYNANEKRLTYTNGAVARLGSADKWNRYAGSEFNGIWGDEPAHYDTTNLYDLHEMLVSRQRTEAGPNVTLWTSTGAGFNQYYDITERKVDEDGEPLPWADRMEVIVGSSLDNPFLSEKEKMLAQFEGTPREAQALHGGFAAAQGLVYPSFSRERNVVAESEAWDLVSGDWRIYGYDHGWADPRVVLEIAKTSYDQYIVVDSFYRSETKYQKAVDWLRDNEKPVGTIHSETEPEHQEAFRSAGYPCEGAIKDLDEGIALVRQFVDVDHEERPGLLVSDRCVELVQEFMSYKEEHVGKSVAEDHALDALRYALMGDNFSQTKPTTVRYHGSRPEDM, from the coding sequence ATGACAGCATCGTCACAAGCGACGACAGTTGAACTCAACCACCAGTGGACGACCTATCAGGCGGACACGCTCCGGGCGATCCACTCCGGTGAGTACGACCTCGTCGTCCTTCGGACGGGCTACGGGGGTGGGAAGTCGGTGCTGGGCTCGAGGTGGATCCATCGGACGGCACTCCAGCGTGGCGGCGAGTACCTCGTCCTCGCCCCGGACTTCGCGAAGGGCGGTCCGGCGACCTACCGCGTGTTCTTCGACGAACTCCCGGGTGAGAACACCGTCCCGAACGATGCGGCGGGCGATCCGGAGAACTCGCCGATCGTCGCGGGGTACAACGCGAACGAGAAGCGGCTGACGTACACCAACGGAGCCGTCGCCCGGCTCGGGTCGGCCGATAAGTGGAACCGGTACGCCGGCTCCGAGTTCAACGGCATCTGGGGGGACGAGCCGGCACACTACGACACGACGAACCTGTACGACCTCCACGAGATGCTCGTTTCACGCCAACGGACCGAGGCGGGGCCGAACGTCACGTTGTGGACGTCCACGGGCGCGGGGTTCAACCAGTACTACGACATCACGGAGCGGAAGGTGGACGAGGACGGCGAACCCCTACCGTGGGCGGATCGCATGGAGGTGATCGTCGGGTCGTCGCTCGACAACCCGTTCCTCTCGGAGAAAGAGAAGATGCTCGCACAGTTCGAGGGGACGCCTCGGGAGGCACAGGCGCTTCACGGCGGGTTCGCCGCTGCGCAGGGTCTCGTCTACCCCTCGTTCTCTCGCGAGCGGAACGTTGTCGCCGAATCAGAGGCGTGGGACCTCGTCTCGGGCGACTGGCGGATCTACGGCTACGACCACGGCTGGGCGGATCCCCGCGTCGTCCTCGAGATCGCGAAAACGAGCTACGATCAGTACATCGTCGTCGACTCGTTCTACCGATCCGAGACGAAGTACCAGAAGGCGGTCGACTGGCTCCGAGACAACGAGAAACCGGTCGGGACGATCCACTCGGAGACCGAACCGGAGCACCAGGAGGCATTCCGTTCGGCGGGCTACCCCTGCGAGGGAGCGATCAAGGACCTCGACGAAGGGATCGCGCTCGTCCGGCAGTTCGTCGACGTCGATCACGAGGAGCGGCCGGGCCTGCTCGTCTCGGATCGGTGCGTCGAGCTGGTCCAGGAGTTCATGAGCTACAAAGAGGAGCACGTCGGGAAGTCGGTCGCCGAGGACCACGCACTCGACGCTCTCAGGTACGCTCTGATGGGTGACAACTTCTCGCAGACGAAACCCACGACCGTCAGATACCACGGCTCGCGCCCGGAGGATATGTAA
- a CDS encoding DNA-3-methyladenine glycosylase family protein yields MEHGLIPGEELAGGIDLLSTIESGQTYCWRRADGRTYESDERGGWYTTVVDGEVLRVRQIDDGLKWEATTDPVDRLTHLLRLDDDLDAIVAATPDDPLIDEAYRVHKGLRLVRDPPFRCLISFICSAQMQVPRIHRMQVALSETFGEPLEIEGETYHAFPTPDRLARASEEELRGLSLGYRAPYVKATAEMVAAGEAHPEEALGSEYEAARESLTRFVGVGEKVADCVLLFSLGYLQAVPLDTWIRSAIAEYYPECDRGNYRDTSRAIRERFGGEYAGYAQTYVFHFLRTGGRRPERPEND; encoded by the coding sequence ATGGAACACGGCCTGATCCCGGGCGAGGAGCTCGCCGGCGGGATCGACCTCCTCTCGACGATCGAGAGCGGGCAGACCTACTGCTGGCGTCGCGCGGACGGTCGAACGTACGAGAGCGACGAACGCGGCGGGTGGTACACCACCGTCGTCGACGGGGAGGTACTCCGGGTACGCCAGATCGACGATGGACTCAAGTGGGAGGCGACGACCGACCCGGTCGACCGACTCACCCACCTGCTCCGACTCGACGACGACCTCGACGCCATCGTCGCGGCGACGCCCGACGACCCGCTGATAGACGAGGCCTACCGGGTTCACAAGGGGCTCAGGCTCGTCCGCGACCCGCCGTTTCGGTGTCTGATCTCGTTCATCTGCTCGGCACAGATGCAGGTGCCGAGGATCCACCGGATGCAGGTCGCGCTCTCGGAGACGTTCGGTGAACCCCTGGAGATCGAAGGGGAGACGTATCACGCGTTTCCGACCCCCGATCGGCTCGCGCGGGCGAGCGAGGAGGAGTTACGAGGCCTCAGTCTCGGTTACCGTGCGCCGTACGTGAAGGCCACCGCGGAGATGGTCGCCGCGGGCGAGGCCCACCCGGAGGAGGCGCTCGGATCCGAGTATGAGGCGGCCAGGGAGTCGCTCACCCGGTTCGTCGGCGTCGGCGAGAAGGTCGCCGACTGCGTGTTGCTCTTCTCGCTGGGCTACCTTCAGGCAGTCCCCCTCGATACCTGGATCAGGAGCGCGATCGCGGAGTACTATCCCGAATGCGATCGGGGGAACTACCGGGACACCTCGCGGGCGATCCGCGAGCGGTTCGGCGGCGAGTACGCGGGGTACGCCCAGACGTACGTCTTCCATTTTCTCAGAACAGGTGGAAGACGGCCTGAACGGCCCGAAAACGACTGA